A window of Nonomuraea angiospora genomic DNA:
CGGGAAGACGAGCACGCCGTCCGCGCCCAGCTCGGCCGCCACCCGCGCCTGCGCCGCCGGGTCCTCCGCCCCGCCGCCCACGCCGGCCAGCACGGGGACGCCCAGGGCGAGTGCGCGCTCGATGACGGCGGCGCGGACGCCGGGGGCCAGGTACGGGCCGCGGCCCGTGTGGGCGAGCACGGCCAGCCCGGTGGCGCCGTCGGCCACCAGGCCGGCGAGGTAGCGGGAGACCAGGTCGAGGTCCACCTCACCCGATGCGGTCATGGGGGTGGCCGCGGCGGCGATCAGCGAGCCGCGGAGCCGGTCACGAAGGTTCCGTACAGCGATGTCCACCCGCACGACCCTATTTCAGGCCGGTCATCGCGATGCTGTTGACCAGGTACCGCTGCAGCAGGAAGAACACCACCAGGCACGGCACCACCGACACGGCCGCCGAGGACATGAGCACCGACAGCTGCAGCTCCTCGGTCCGCAGCGTGGTCAGCCCGACCGTCAGCGTACGGGTGGCGTCGCTCTGGCCGACGACCAGCGGCCACAGGAAGTCGTTCCAGTGCCACAGGAACACGAACACGCCCAGCGTCGCCAGGATCGGCCTGGTCAGCGGCACCACGATCGTCCAGTAGACCCGCCACTCGGAGGCCCCGTCGACCTTGGCCGCGTCGAACAGCTCGTCCGGCAGCCCCAGGATGAACTGCCGCATCAGGAAGACGGCCTGCGAGTTCGCCAGCGTCGGCACGATCAGGCCCCAGAACGTGTCCACCCCGTCCAGGCTGTTGACCAGCACGAACGTCGGGATGAGCGTGGCCTGGAACGGCACCATCATGGTGGCGAGGAACGTCCAGAACATGGCCTCGCGGCCGGGGAAGCGCTTCTTGGCGAACGCGTACCCGGCCATGGACGAGGTGAGCAGGATGATCACCACGGAGATCACGGCGTAGATCAGCGAGTTGACCGTCCACGTGACGAACCCGGACGACTCGAGCACCCGCGCGATGTTGTCCAGCGTGAGCGAGTCCGGCCACCGGACCGGCACGGTCGGCCGGCCCGCCGGCGACAGCGCCACGATGAACATGGCCACGAACGGGCTGACGGTCAGCACCGACAGCACCGCGAGCAGGGCGGCCAGCGGCCACTTGCCCCGCCACCACCGGCGGCGGGCCGCGCGGGCCGCCCGCACCTCGGTGACGGGCCGGGAGGCGGTGATCGTCATGTGTTCCCCCGATCCAGGAAGCGGCGCTGGACCAGCGACACGATCAGCACGATCGCGAACAGCACCATGCCCCACGTGGCGGCGTAGCCGAAGTCGAACGATCGGAAGCCGTGGTCGTAGATGCCGAAGATGAGCGTGTAGGTGGCCCTGGCCGGGCCGCCGCCCGTCATCACGTAGACGGTGTCGAACGTCTGGAACGCGCTGATCGTCTCGATCACCACGACGAAGAAGATCGTGGGCTTGAGCAGCGGCAGCGTGATCCGGCGGAACCGCTGCCACGCGCTCGCCCCGTCCACCGTGGCCGCCTCCAGGTAGGAGGACGGGATCGACTTCAGCCCGGCCAGCAGGATCAGCATCGAGTAGCCGAAGCCCTTCCACACCGACACCACGGCCAGCGCGGGCAGGATCACGGCCGACTGCTCCAGGAACGCCACCGGGCCGAGGTCCGCCTTGGCCAGCAGGCCGTTGATCAGCCCGTCGAACTCGTAGATCCAGCGCCAGATGATGCCCGCCAGGACGAAGCTCGTCACGTACGGCAGGAACAGCATGCCGCGGAACAGCCCGCGCATGAAGACCACCTGGTTGAGCAGCAGCGCCGTGCCGAGCGCCACGAGCAGCGTGAGCGGCACGTAGATCGCCACGTACACGAGCGTGACCCGCAGGCTCAACCAGAAGTTCACGTCGTCGAGCAGCCGGGCGTAGTTGTCCGCGCCGATGAATTCCCAGTCGCCGCCGATGTTCCAGTTCGTCAGGCTCATCCCCGCCGCGCCCAGCGACGGGAAGATCCGGAAGATCAGGAACAGGACGAGCACGGGCAGCACGAACAGCAGGCCGGTGACCGGGTCACGCAGGCGTTGGCGCACCAGGTGTTTCCTTTCTGGCGGGGGTGCGGGCTCAGCCGGTGCCGAGCAGCTGGTTGGCCTCCTTGGCGGCCGCGTCGAGCGCGGTCTTGGCGTCCTCCTTGCCGAGCAGCGCCGCCTGGATGTGCGGCGCGAGCACGCTCATGACCTGGCGGGCCTTGGGGTGGGTGTCGCCGGGGAAGGCGTACTGCAGGGACTTGGCGAACTCCTTCGCGGTCGCCGACTGGTCGGGCACGGTCACGTCCGTGCGGGCGGGGAAGAAGCCCGACTCCTTGGCCAGCGCGCCGGACACCTCGGGCGAGGCCAGGTAGGTGGCGAGCTTCTTGGCGGCGTCCTTGCTCTCGGAGTGCTTGGCCAGCACCAGCGCGCCGGGGATGCCGAAGGCGACCCGCTTGGTCCCTTCGAGCGGCAGGCCGATGCCGACGTTGCCGGCGCCGATGGCGGCGCCGAGCTGGTCGGCCATGCCCGCGGTGGCCGCGTGGTACATGGCGGTCTTGCCGGCGGCCAGCGGGCCGCCCTCGATGTCGTTGGACTTGCTCGCGGTGTTCTCCGGCAGGCCGCCCGCGGCCTTCAGGTCGAGCAGGAACTGCAGGCTGGCCACGCCCTCCTGGCCGTTGAACGCGACGGTCTTGCCGTCGGCGGAGAAGACCGTGCCGCCGTTGGCCCACAGGATCGGGTAGAAGCTCTGGTTGAGGCTGACGTCGGGCTTGCCCGGGTAGTCCAGTACGGCGACCTTCTTGGCGGCCAGCTTGGGCGCGGCCTCCTTCAGCTCCGCCAGCGTCTCCGGCACCTTCTCGACGCCCGCGTCGGCGAACAGCTTCTTGTTGTAGATGGGCGCGGTGATCGTCTGGTAGATCGGGACGCCGTACAGCTTGCCGTTGACGGTGAGGGCGGCCAGGGAGTTGGGCAGGTAGGAGGACTTGGCCGGGGCGACGATGTCGTCCACCGCCTCGACCGTGCCCTGCTGGGCGTACTGGGGGATCTGGTCGGGACCGAGCACCACCAGGTCGAAGCCCTTCTTCGAGACCAGTGCGGTGGTGACCTTCTCCTGGCGGCCCTCCCAGGGCTGCTGGTCGATCTTGAGGTCGACCGTGGGGTTTGCGGCCTCGAAGTCCTTCTCCACCTTGCCCCAGAACGCCTGGGCCTTGGCCTGGTCCGCGATGACGGGATACATCCACAGGGTCACGGTGCTCTTGTCCGAGCCGCTGCTGGATCCGCACCCGGCGGCCGCGAGGCTCAGGGCGGCCGCGAGGCCGACTGCCACTGCCTTCTTCATCGGCGGCTTCCTTTCGACTAATACCGGTCCTGACCGAAACCTAATGAGCGCGTCTCGACCGGGTCAATCCCTGATACATGAACGTAACTACGGTCGAGCCCGAAATTTCGTGATTTCCTGGGCGATCAGCTCGACGTGCTCGGGGGTGTAGTTCTCGTTCCAGTCGATGACCAGGAGCGTACGGTCCACCATGAGCTCCGCCCGCGGGCAGGGGTTGGGCCGGTAGCCCTCGAGCGGGTAGCGGGAGGAGCCGTAGATGGCAGCCTCCCACACGGGCGCCCTGTTCAGCGGTTCGGCGAGGTAGCCGGCCCGCGCGGGGATCCCGGCGGCGGCCAGGTGGGTGGCCAGCTCGGGCGCGTCGCCGTCCGGGCACACGATCGGGAACAGCCACCAGGCGTGGCCGTCCGGGCGCGGCAGGCATACCCCTGGGACGCCCTTCAGCGCGTCCAGGAGCTGCCCGGCGGTGCGGCGGCGGGCCGCGAGAACGCCGGGGAGCTTCGCGAACTGAGCGCGCGCCACGGCGGCCTGCAGCTCGGTCATGCGGTAGTTGACCCCGAAGGCGGCGTGCGACCGGCCGGCCGCGCGGTCCCAGCCCTTGTCCGAGAACAGCCGCATCCGCCTGGCCAGCTCGTCGTCGTCGGTGATCGCCACCCCGCCGTCGCCACAGGTGATGTGCTTCCACTGCTGCAGGCTGAGGCAGCCGACCTGGCCCGCCGTGCCCGCCAGCCCGCCGCCGGGCAGCTCGGTCAGCCAGGCCTGCGCGCAGTCCTCGATCAGCGTGAGGCCGTGCTCGTCGGCGAGCGCGCGCAGCTCGCCGACCCTGGCCGGCGCACCGAACAGGTGGACCGCCATGATCGCCTTCGTGCGGGGGCCGATGAGCGCGGCCACCGCGTCCGGATCGAGATTGCCGTCGAAGGGATCCACGTCGGCGAAGACAGGGACGGCGTTCTGCGCCAAGATGGGGGCCACGGTCCCGAAATCCGTGATCGGCGTCGTGATGACCTCGTCTCCGGGGTCCGGCGCGGCCGCGACCACCGACAGGTGGAGGGCCGCGGTGCCGGAGCTGCAGGTGATCGCGTGACGGGAGCCGTAGACGCGGGCGATCTCACGCTCCAGCGCCCGCGCCTCGGTCCCCCAGACGGAGTTGAGCATGCCCGAGCGGATCACCCGCTCGGCGGCGGCCACCTCCTCGTCGCCGAGCGTACGGCCGTCCGCTTCCGCCATGGACGGGAACTTCACCGGGCACCTCACAAGATATGATTGCGGTCTTGACCGAAAATAGCGAGAGGGAGGCGTGGGTGGGAATCGTCATCGGGGTCGTCGGCCCGCACGACCTGGTCGACGACGTCGCGGCCGTCTGCGAGGAGCAGCCGGGCGTCAGCACGCTGCGCCTCGACTACGACCACGAGTCTC
This region includes:
- a CDS encoding ABC transporter substrate-binding protein, yielding MKKAVAVGLAAALSLAAAGCGSSSGSDKSTVTLWMYPVIADQAKAQAFWGKVEKDFEAANPTVDLKIDQQPWEGRQEKVTTALVSKKGFDLVVLGPDQIPQYAQQGTVEAVDDIVAPAKSSYLPNSLAALTVNGKLYGVPIYQTITAPIYNKKLFADAGVEKVPETLAELKEAAPKLAAKKVAVLDYPGKPDVSLNQSFYPILWANGGTVFSADGKTVAFNGQEGVASLQFLLDLKAAGGLPENTASKSNDIEGGPLAAGKTAMYHAATAGMADQLGAAIGAGNVGIGLPLEGTKRVAFGIPGALVLAKHSESKDAAKKLATYLASPEVSGALAKESGFFPARTDVTVPDQSATAKEFAKSLQYAFPGDTHPKARQVMSVLAPHIQAALLGKEDAKTALDAAAKEANQLLGTG
- a CDS encoding carbohydrate ABC transporter permease; the encoded protein is MRQRLRDPVTGLLFVLPVLVLFLIFRIFPSLGAAGMSLTNWNIGGDWEFIGADNYARLLDDVNFWLSLRVTLVYVAIYVPLTLLVALGTALLLNQVVFMRGLFRGMLFLPYVTSFVLAGIIWRWIYEFDGLINGLLAKADLGPVAFLEQSAVILPALAVVSVWKGFGYSMLILLAGLKSIPSSYLEAATVDGASAWQRFRRITLPLLKPTIFFVVVIETISAFQTFDTVYVMTGGGPARATYTLIFGIYDHGFRSFDFGYAATWGMVLFAIVLIVSLVQRRFLDRGNT
- a CDS encoding DegT/DnrJ/EryC1/StrS family aminotransferase translates to MKFPSMAEADGRTLGDEEVAAAERVIRSGMLNSVWGTEARALEREIARVYGSRHAITCSSGTAALHLSVVAAAPDPGDEVITTPITDFGTVAPILAQNAVPVFADVDPFDGNLDPDAVAALIGPRTKAIMAVHLFGAPARVGELRALADEHGLTLIEDCAQAWLTELPGGGLAGTAGQVGCLSLQQWKHITCGDGGVAITDDDELARRMRLFSDKGWDRAAGRSHAAFGVNYRMTELQAAVARAQFAKLPGVLAARRRTAGQLLDALKGVPGVCLPRPDGHAWWLFPIVCPDGDAPELATHLAAAGIPARAGYLAEPLNRAPVWEAAIYGSSRYPLEGYRPNPCPRAELMVDRTLLVIDWNENYTPEHVELIAQEITKFRARP
- a CDS encoding carbohydrate ABC transporter permease — translated: MTITASRPVTEVRAARAARRRWWRGKWPLAALLAVLSVLTVSPFVAMFIVALSPAGRPTVPVRWPDSLTLDNIARVLESSGFVTWTVNSLIYAVISVVIILLTSSMAGYAFAKKRFPGREAMFWTFLATMMVPFQATLIPTFVLVNSLDGVDTFWGLIVPTLANSQAVFLMRQFILGLPDELFDAAKVDGASEWRVYWTIVVPLTRPILATLGVFVFLWHWNDFLWPLVVGQSDATRTLTVGLTTLRTEELQLSVLMSSAAVSVVPCLVVFFLLQRYLVNSIAMTGLK